A part of Microbulbifer sp. MI-G genomic DNA contains:
- a CDS encoding Spy/CpxP family protein refolding chaperone, with product MKNWKLAMGSLALAGVLAAPGTTLAFGGGEGHHRHGFEHMARELQLTEGQRAQLKSNRESTREARMALRKQLKELRQQIHTAIERSAEQSTLDQFGAELGKLKVRQMQNRYQMRQQFEAILTDEQKAKLAELKDKRRESRQKLRGHSRGARNAGES from the coding sequence ATGAAAAATTGGAAACTAGCAATGGGCAGCCTGGCATTAGCTGGCGTGCTGGCCGCTCCTGGGACAACATTGGCTTTCGGTGGTGGAGAAGGCCACCACAGGCATGGATTTGAGCATATGGCTCGCGAACTGCAGCTGACTGAGGGTCAAAGGGCGCAGCTAAAATCCAACCGGGAGAGCACCAGGGAGGCGAGAATGGCCCTGCGCAAACAGCTCAAAGAGCTGCGCCAGCAAATTCATACCGCCATAGAGCGCAGTGCCGAGCAGTCTACTCTGGATCAGTTTGGCGCGGAACTGGGCAAACTGAAAGTACGGCAGATGCAAAACCGTTACCAGATGCGCCAGCAGTTCGAGGCGATTCTCACTGATGAGCAAAAGGCCAAGTTAGCTGAGCTGAAAGATAAGCGTAGGGAAAGCCGGCAGAAACTGCGGGGTCACAGTCGTGGTGCAAGGAATGCCGGCGAGTCCTGA